In Patescibacteria group bacterium, the genomic window GGTATTTGGTTTTAATAAACTAGCAAAACGATTGCAAACAACTTGAAAAGTTTTTGGACTGACAGAATTTAGAATTAATCCTGATAATAAGATCATTAGAATAATGACTAAAATAATAGTAGCTATTTTTTTCTTTGATAAGCTAAAAAGCAAATAAACAAAAGCAATAGATAAGCCTAACCAAAAACTGCGCGAGAATGAAATTAAAATAATTAATAATAAGAAAATTCCTAAGATATATTCCGGTAAAAGATTTTTGAATTTCTTTTGGCTAAAAAAAATAGATCCCACTATAATAAGAAAATAGATAATCAAATAAAAATGACTGGTGCTGAAAATTCTAAAAAAACGCCCCCCTAAATAAGAAACTTCGGCTAGCCCCAAATCTTTAAGCCAACGGTAAACAAGTGGTTTGTCTTCATTTAATTCTTCTGAAGTTAAATTAAGTTTTTCACGGGCTAGTTTTGTAGCCTGAGCTAAACGAGCATTTTCTGGTTGATTAGCTAGATTTTCCATTTCTTCTAATTGTTTACTTTCAATTTTAGTAGCCTCAATTAAGTTATTGTTGTAATGAAAAATACTAAAATCAGCTAAAATAAAAAGAGTAAACAAGGAAAGAGCGATAACAGAAATTCCCAGTATTTTTAATAATTTTTTGATATTTTCTTTTTGGCTTAAGACCGAGAAAAAAGGAAAAATTAAAGCTAAATAAAAATAAGCATTAATATCATAAAAAACCAAAGAGGGGTTATTATTTTTTAAACCAATTAAAAAACCCATCCCGATAAATATTATCAACAATAAATAAGGAAACCATAAATTTGACTGTAAAAACTTGATTTCTTTTTTTCTAATTAGGTAGATTAAATAAGCGGCTATTAAAACAATAAAGATTAATAGCCGTAGTGAGACAACATAATCAAAAATTGGAAAAGAAAAAAGATAACCTTTGGACCCGATAAACAATTCAAAAAGAGCTAAAAAAACGCCGTACTTCAATTTTTTAAAACTTAAAAAAACAGTCAAAATTAATATTGACCAAAAAACAGTGTAATTTATCCAAGGGTAGATAAAACCAATAAATGATAAGAGAAAAATCAACAACAAAAAGAAAACGTACAGATAGGTTTTTTTGTTTTTTAAAAAAATAAGCTCCATATTTTGAGCTTAAATAATAACACATTTTAGGTCGTGGCGCAACCTAATTTTTTCTTTGAAATACGGCAAAAAAAGGGGTTAATAAGGCTAAAAATAGACTTAAAGGTGTAAGTAAAGCCAACCAATAATAGGAAAAGGAGGAGTGATATTTTTTAAAATAATAAAGAAGGCTGCGGTTAAAATTTATTTGTGAGCGAATTGATTTAACTTTTTTAAAACTCTCTCCCCCATGGTGTATAATTTTAACCAAAGGGTAAAAATCAACTTTTAATCCTACTTCTTTAACGCGGCGACAAAAATCGACCTCTTCAAAAAGAATATAAAAATTTTCATCAAAGCCACCGACTTTCTCAAGAACAGAGCGCCTAATTAAAAAATAGGCTCCCATAACCTGATCAACTTCTTTACTTTCTTTATAATCAAAATCTTGCATCAGATATTTTCTTAAAGATCTAAGTTTAGGGAAAATATGATGGATTTTTAAAAGTATTAAAGTTTGCGACAGAGTGGTGGGAAAACGCCGACAAGAAGGCTGTAAACTCAAATCTGAGTTTAATATTTTAGGTCCCATTACACCGGTAAAGTGATTTTTTTTCATATAAGTAAGGCTTTTTTTCAGAGTATCTGGTAAAAGAACAGTATCTGGATTAAGCAGCAAAAGGTATTTTCCTTTTGATTGAGCCAGGCCTTGGTTAACGGCTGTGGCAAAGCCAAAATTTTTTTTATTACTTATTAGCTTAACTTGAGGAAATTTCTTTTTTATTAAAGATAGGGTATTATCTTTTGAATTATTATCAATAACAATAATTTCAAATTCTATGTTCTCGGAATTTTTATAAATTGAGTTTAAACAAATATTTAAATGTTTAGAGACATTCCAAGATACAATAATAATTGATAATTCTAGTCGGGGCATAATTAATTTAATTTATGTTTCTTGGTAACCATTTTTTGGTATTTTTCTTTATTAATAGTTTTTGAAATCCCTTGTTTTCTCATCGGTCCTTTAAATAAAATTTTATTTAGGGCCAAGCCTTTTTTTCCTTCTTTAATCATAGTAAGCCATAAGTCCCAATCCTGAAAACGAGCCAGTTTTTCATCAAAACCGGGAAAATCCTTTTTTTTCATCAAAGACATAGTGGAAATGTAATTATACTTTTTTAATCTATTTTTAGAAAATTTTAAAGGGTGGAATTTTTTTGAACCAAAAATAAATCCGCTATAACAAAAAGAAACAAAGGGATTTAACTCAAGCACTTTAAACATCTCTAAAAGACAATTTGGTTTTAAGATTATATCAGAGTCACAGAAAAATAAATATTTACCTCTGGCTTTACTAGCTCCAAGATTACGAACAGCGGCCGCTTGATCCGGTAATTCACCTTTATGCTTTCTTTTTAAGACTAATAGATTTTTATATTGTCTTAAAACTTGATTTAGTTTTTTATCCGGTCCGTCATTAATGACTATAAT contains:
- a CDS encoding O-antigen ligase family protein, with translation MELIFLKNKKTYLYVFFLLLIFLLSFIGFIYPWINYTVFWSILILTVFLSFKKLKYGVFLALFELFIGSKGYLFSFPIFDYVVSLRLLIFIVLIAAYLIYLIRKKEIKFLQSNLWFPYLLLIIFIGMGFLIGLKNNNPSLVFYDINAYFYLALIFPFFSVLSQKENIKKLLKILGISVIALSLFTLFILADFSIFHYNNNLIEATKIESKQLEEMENLANQPENARLAQATKLAREKLNLTSEELNEDKPLVYRWLKDLGLAEVSYLGGRFFRIFSTSHFYLIIYFLIIVGSIFFSQKKFKNLLPEYILGIFLLLIILISFSRSFWLGLSIAFVYLLFSLSKKKIATIILVIILMILLSGLILNSVSPKTFQVVCNRFASLLKPNTELAASNRINMLNPLWQKIKENPFFGSGFGTLITFKSLIPGTELTEYISVYLYEWAYLDIIVKIGLLGFLAYLYFISFIYKTGHYTLKYLKNNDYILIKSLLAGLISLLVIHLTTPYLNHPLGIGYILIIASVFYYYLGQSYADKKGKY
- a CDS encoding glycosyltransferase family 2 protein; this translates as MPRLELSIIIVSWNVSKHLNICLNSIYKNSENIEFEIIVIDNNSKDNTLSLIKKKFPQVKLISNKKNFGFATAVNQGLAQSKGKYLLLLNPDTVLLPDTLKKSLTYMKKNHFTGVMGPKILNSDLSLQPSCRRFPTTLSQTLILLKIHHIFPKLRSLRKYLMQDFDYKESKEVDQVMGAYFLIRRSVLEKVGGFDENFYILFEEVDFCRRVKEVGLKVDFYPLVKIIHHGGESFKKVKSIRSQINFNRSLLYYFKKYHSSFSYYWLALLTPLSLFLALLTPFFAVFQRKN